A window of the Candidatus Zixiibacteriota bacterium genome harbors these coding sequences:
- a CDS encoding oligopeptide:H+ symporter has product MAETTATLDAAKRVDPDYNRHPHGFWFIFWGELAERASFYGMRTLLLLYMINRLGYSDANSGTVTQLFTAFCYILPIVGGYIADQWLGKFKTIIYFAIPYLLGHIILGTFNNEVGLYTALFLLAGGSGTIKPNISTLMGLMYQKAGKSHLMTQAFSWFYMAINIGAAATTFTLPFIRDHYGYSAAFMAPTILMAVALAVFYMGKKHYPVEEIKRGKDRPIKTHEQKIEDRRVLVRLSGLFLMIVFFWSIFDQAQSTWTLFARDYMNLDISVLSWKWHIPPDAIQSINPVLIVLMTPLFAWLWGKSDRSEKFRLSSPMKMLLGFILVVLCMGTMSIAGYLGVQSRITILWEVGAYILITMAELCISVVGLQLAFEEAPERMKSMITGIYLFTVFLGNILAAWFARLYTAMSPGSYFGAMTIMIAVVAVIFYFIGRKFDHRVASGAPRTA; this is encoded by the coding sequence ATGGCTGAAACCACAGCAACTTTAGATGCCGCCAAGCGGGTCGATCCCGATTACAATCGTCACCCTCACGGATTCTGGTTCATCTTCTGGGGCGAGCTGGCTGAGCGGGCAAGTTTCTATGGTATGAGAACGCTGCTGCTGCTCTACATGATCAACCGGCTCGGTTATTCCGACGCCAACAGCGGCACGGTGACCCAGTTATTCACCGCCTTTTGTTACATCCTGCCGATAGTCGGCGGATATATCGCGGATCAGTGGCTGGGCAAGTTCAAAACGATCATCTACTTCGCCATTCCCTACTTGCTGGGACACATAATCCTCGGAACATTCAACAACGAGGTCGGCCTGTACACCGCGCTCTTCCTGCTGGCGGGAGGGTCCGGCACGATCAAGCCTAACATCAGCACACTCATGGGGCTCATGTACCAGAAGGCGGGCAAGTCGCACCTGATGACTCAGGCGTTTTCCTGGTTTTACATGGCGATCAATATCGGCGCCGCCGCCACAACCTTCACGCTACCGTTCATTCGCGATCACTATGGCTACAGCGCGGCGTTCATGGCCCCGACGATTCTCATGGCGGTGGCCCTCGCCGTGTTCTACATGGGGAAAAAACACTACCCGGTTGAGGAGATCAAACGGGGCAAGGACCGCCCGATCAAGACCCACGAACAGAAGATCGAGGACCGTCGGGTACTGGTGCGGCTCTCCGGTCTCTTCTTGATGATAGTTTTCTTCTGGTCGATTTTCGATCAGGCGCAGTCTACCTGGACGCTGTTTGCCCGCGATTATATGAATCTCGACATCAGCGTTTTGTCGTGGAAATGGCACATACCGCCCGATGCCATCCAGAGCATCAATCCGGTCCTGATCGTCCTCATGACGCCGCTGTTTGCGTGGCTTTGGGGAAAGTCGGACCGCAGCGAGAAATTCCGCCTCTCGTCGCCCATGAAAATGCTCCTCGGCTTCATCCTGGTAGTGCTGTGCATGGGCACCATGTCGATAGCCGGCTACCTGGGCGTGCAGTCCCGGATTACTATCCTCTGGGAGGTGGGAGCTTACATACTGATCACCATGGCGGAATTGTGCATATCGGTGGTCGGTTTGCAGTTGGCTTTCGAGGAAGCGCCCGAAAGGATGAAATCGATGATCACGGGTATATACCTGTTCACCGTGTTCCTGGGCAATATCCTGGCCGCCTGGTTTGCCCGCCTCTACACCGCCATGTCGCCCGGCAGCTACTTCGGCGCGATGACTATCATGATTGCGGTCGTGGCGGTCATATTCTATTTCATCGGGCGTAAGTTCGACCACCGGGTCGCCAGTGGGGCGCCTCGGACGGCATAG
- a CDS encoding amidohydrolase family protein — protein MQRPLPRTILGLTALLTVAIHAASADTIPPTPEDSAKTKWDVSVPHVPSDTIEFEANEGTWITVDVSPDGREIVFDILGDIYKMPITGGEATLLSGGLPYEVQPRFSPDGRKIAFTSDRGGGDNIWIMNTDGTDRTQITKEDFRLLNNPAWHPSGEYLVARKHFTSRRSIGAGEMWMYRVPDGGGGVQLTKRKNEQQDANEPVFSPDGRYLYWAEDMSSGEYFEYNKDPHGTIYVIRRLDLKTNEIRDIIRVNGGACRPQVSPDGKTLAFVRRVRGHSVLALFDLTSNQIRHLWDGLDEDQQEIWALFGVYPGFDWTPDGKNIVIWAKGKVWRVDVATGTPSEIPFRVKVNQVVAQALRFPQTVSADTFPVKVIRWPQVTPSGNTAVFQALGYLYRKPLLDGAPVRITRQTDHFEFAPALSASGKEVVFTTWNDLSGGTIRILNLDTGRERLLVSAPGHYVSAQFSPDGQWVVYHRGTGDGFRGRAWENDPGIYIVEAAGKSAPRFVTRDGSLPRFSKDGKRIYLNSNEGEKTTLVSVDLLGSDRRVHALSERATEVFLSPDENWLAFEELWHTYVTPFPHVSTPVEVGPEMKNLPVRKLSTDGGTYLNWSSDSKTIRWSLGPELFSAELAELYSPDTTRQYKPATATLGWDEKADIPNTDLYLVGAKVLPMHDLSIIENGVVHVKNNRIEAVGPRDQITIPAGARVIDVSGKTLMPGLIDIHAHPWSSNQGTYAQQNWSYLANLAFGVTTMHDPSNNTEMIFAPAELQRHGSMLAPRIFSTGTILYGAEGNFKTVINKYEDAVSAIKRTIAWGAISVKSYNQPRRNQRQMVIKAGHELKTMVVPEGGATMNHMMTMLLDGHTTLEHPVPVAPVYDPELRLLGRFGTGYTPTLIVGYGGLWGENYWYQHSNVWENQRLSRFVPRWMVDPRSIRRTMAPDSQYHHFALARTATEMLRRGGNVELGAHGQLQGLGAHWELWMLQQGGMTNHEALRCATWMGARCIGLDHELGSIQPGLLADLIVIDGDPTLDIRLSENVLYTMFNGRLYDAATLEQLEPERKPLPAGPNLENVVGEDIGHSCVGPVE, from the coding sequence ATGCAAAGGCCGCTACCGCGCACTATCCTCGGACTCACCGCACTCCTAACTGTCGCCATTCACGCAGCATCAGCAGACACGATTCCGCCGACGCCAGAAGACTCCGCCAAGACCAAATGGGATGTCAGTGTCCCCCACGTGCCAAGCGACACCATCGAATTCGAAGCCAATGAGGGTACCTGGATCACGGTCGACGTGTCGCCCGACGGCCGTGAGATCGTGTTCGACATCCTGGGTGATATCTACAAAATGCCGATCACCGGCGGCGAGGCGACATTGTTGTCCGGCGGTCTGCCGTATGAGGTCCAGCCCCGCTTCAGCCCCGACGGCCGGAAGATCGCATTCACCAGCGATCGCGGCGGCGGCGACAATATTTGGATCATGAACACGGACGGCACCGACCGAACGCAAATCACGAAAGAGGATTTCCGCCTGCTGAATAATCCGGCATGGCATCCCAGCGGTGAGTATCTGGTCGCGCGCAAGCACTTCACCAGCCGACGCAGCATTGGAGCCGGCGAAATGTGGATGTACCGCGTGCCCGACGGTGGCGGCGGCGTGCAATTGACCAAGCGCAAGAACGAGCAGCAGGATGCCAATGAACCGGTGTTCTCGCCCGACGGACGGTATCTCTACTGGGCCGAGGACATGTCGAGCGGCGAGTATTTCGAGTACAACAAAGATCCGCACGGCACGATCTATGTCATCCGCCGTCTCGATCTGAAAACCAACGAAATCCGTGACATAATCCGCGTCAACGGCGGCGCCTGTCGCCCGCAGGTCAGCCCCGATGGCAAAACACTCGCGTTCGTTCGCCGGGTGCGTGGCCACTCGGTGCTGGCGCTGTTCGATCTGACGAGCAACCAGATCAGGCATCTGTGGGATGGACTCGACGAAGACCAGCAGGAAATCTGGGCGCTGTTCGGCGTCTATCCCGGTTTTGACTGGACCCCCGACGGCAAGAACATAGTCATCTGGGCCAAGGGTAAAGTATGGCGAGTGGATGTGGCCACCGGTACACCGTCAGAGATTCCGTTCCGCGTCAAGGTAAACCAGGTTGTCGCCCAAGCGCTGCGATTCCCGCAGACTGTCAGCGCGGACACATTCCCGGTCAAGGTCATCCGCTGGCCGCAAGTAACGCCGTCCGGAAACACGGCTGTCTTTCAGGCGCTCGGTTACCTGTATCGTAAGCCGCTTCTCGATGGCGCACCGGTCAGAATCACGCGCCAGACCGACCACTTTGAATTCGCCCCGGCCCTGTCGGCAAGCGGGAAGGAAGTCGTCTTCACGACATGGAACGATCTCAGCGGCGGCACGATTCGAATTCTCAATCTCGATACCGGCAGGGAGCGCCTCCTGGTGTCTGCTCCCGGCCACTACGTGTCCGCGCAGTTCTCACCTGACGGCCAATGGGTGGTGTATCATCGCGGTACGGGCGACGGTTTCCGCGGACGTGCGTGGGAAAACGACCCCGGCATCTACATTGTCGAAGCCGCCGGCAAGAGCGCGCCCCGCTTTGTTACCCGCGACGGCTCACTCCCGCGCTTTTCGAAAGACGGCAAGCGAATCTACCTGAACTCCAACGAGGGTGAAAAGACAACCCTGGTGAGTGTCGACCTGCTCGGTTCGGACCGCCGCGTGCACGCGCTCTCCGAGCGCGCGACCGAGGTCTTCTTGTCTCCCGATGAAAACTGGCTCGCGTTCGAGGAACTGTGGCACACTTATGTGACGCCGTTTCCGCATGTCTCCACACCGGTGGAGGTCGGCCCGGAGATGAAAAACCTGCCGGTGCGCAAGCTCTCCACCGATGGCGGCACCTACCTGAACTGGTCGTCGGACAGCAAGACTATCCGTTGGAGCCTTGGTCCGGAGCTGTTCAGCGCCGAGTTGGCGGAACTGTACTCGCCGGACACAACCAGGCAGTACAAACCTGCGACTGCGACTCTCGGCTGGGACGAGAAAGCTGACATCCCCAACACTGATCTGTATCTCGTGGGAGCGAAGGTCCTACCCATGCATGACCTGTCAATAATCGAAAACGGCGTTGTGCATGTGAAGAATAATCGTATCGAAGCGGTCGGCCCGCGCGATCAAATCACGATTCCGGCCGGGGCGAGAGTGATCGATGTCTCCGGTAAAACGCTGATGCCGGGCCTGATCGACATTCATGCCCACCCCTGGTCAAGCAATCAGGGAACCTACGCTCAACAAAACTGGTCCTACCTGGCCAACCTGGCGTTCGGTGTCACCACCATGCACGACCCCAGCAACAACACCGAAATGATTTTCGCCCCGGCCGAGCTCCAGAGGCACGGATCTATGCTCGCGCCGCGCATATTCAGCACCGGCACGATACTCTACGGCGCGGAGGGGAATTTCAAGACGGTCATCAACAAATACGAGGACGCGGTCAGCGCCATAAAAAGAACCATCGCCTGGGGCGCAATATCGGTCAAGAGCTACAATCAGCCGCGACGCAATCAGCGCCAGATGGTAATCAAAGCCGGTCACGAACTGAAGACCATGGTCGTTCCCGAAGGCGGCGCCACCATGAATCATATGATGACCATGCTGCTCGACGGCCACACCACGCTGGAGCATCCGGTGCCGGTGGCCCCGGTGTATGACCCGGAACTGCGCCTGCTGGGCAGATTCGGCACCGGCTACACCCCCACCCTCATTGTCGGCTACGGCGGTCTCTGGGGTGAAAACTACTGGTACCAGCACAGCAACGTGTGGGAAAACCAGCGGCTCTCTCGCTTTGTGCCGCGATGGATGGTGGATCCCCGGTCGATTCGCCGAACCATGGCGCCTGATTCCCAATACCACCATTTCGCACTGGCGCGCACGGCTACTGAGATGCTGCGCCGGGGCGGTAATGTCGAGCTCGGCGCGCACGGCCAGCTTCAGGGCCTGGGCGCCCACTGGGAGCTCTGGATGCTGCAACAGGGTGGGATGACTAATCATGAGGCGCTTCGCTGTGCCACCTGGATGGGAGCGCGCTGTATCGGACTCGATCACGAGCTGGGAAGTATCCAGCCCGGCCTGCTGGCTGATCTGATCGTGATCGACGGCGATCCCACATTAGACATAAGGCTTTCCGAGAACGTCTTGTATACGATGTTCAATGGGCGCCTGTACGATGCCGCCACGCTGGAGCAGCTCGAGCCGGAGCGCAAACCGCTTCCCGCCGGTCCAAACCTCGAAAACGTAGTCGGTGAAGATATCGGACATTCCTGTGTAGGCCCGGTAGAATAG
- a CDS encoding TSUP family transporter — protein MMALLITGSALAAGGGKAATKIYNVADTRAMTAGLFKWIADIYNSSLFLFGLTIVTPALNIFGFPMPYAIGTDLARMGGKSIASTIRYSKFGNVDVAQAVSMIIGTTLGMELGAKLVMYLERLGLAESVIRKTYLCFSS, from the coding sequence ATGATGGCCCTGCTGATAACAGGCTCCGCGCTCGCCGCGGGCGGCGGCAAGGCCGCGACCAAGATCTATAACGTGGCCGACACGCGGGCCATGACCGCCGGGTTGTTCAAGTGGATCGCTGACATCTATAACAGTAGTCTGTTTCTGTTCGGGCTGACTATCGTCACCCCGGCGCTGAATATCTTCGGGTTTCCGATGCCATACGCGATCGGCACCGATCTCGCACGCATGGGCGGGAAGTCGATTGCCTCGACTATCCGCTACAGCAAGTTTGGCAATGTCGACGTCGCCCAGGCGGTGTCGATGATAATCGGCACCACTTTGGGCATGGAGCTGGGCGCGAAACTGGTAATGTACCTGGAACGGCTGGGTTTGGCGGAATCGGTAATACGCAAAACCTACTTGTGTTTCTCTTCCTGA
- a CDS encoding sulfite exporter TauE/SafE family protein has protein sequence MTGIVASVLGVGCGFIRMPALTYLVGCPTLVAVGTDLFEVMITGAYGAFTYGIKGRVDLLAAMWMLLGAAVGAQLGTIAVKYVRDYSIRLLFAVTIYIACASVLLKRLELQTPSSILILTAGIAISLVIISLLVRGVLKERAEARNRSRSVFGREDE, from the coding sequence GTGACCGGTATAGTCGCGAGCGTGCTCGGCGTGGGGTGTGGTTTCATCAGGATGCCGGCATTGACCTATCTTGTGGGTTGTCCTACTTTGGTAGCAGTGGGCACGGACCTGTTTGAGGTGATGATCACCGGCGCGTACGGGGCGTTTACCTACGGCATCAAGGGGCGCGTGGACCTGCTGGCGGCGATGTGGATGCTGCTCGGGGCGGCGGTGGGTGCGCAGCTGGGAACAATCGCGGTCAAGTACGTGCGCGACTATTCCATCCGGCTGCTTTTCGCCGTGACGATATACATCGCCTGTGCCTCGGTGCTGCTCAAACGGCTCGAACTGCAAACGCCCTCATCGATACTGATTCTGACCGCGGGTATAGCCATCAGTCTGGTGATCATCTCGCTTCTGGTCCGGGGGGTTTTGAAAGAGCGAGCGGAGGCGCGCAATCGCAGCCGGTCGGTGTTCGGTCGGGAGGATGAGTGA
- a CDS encoding IS110 family transposase codes for MRIAFDSHKRYTFCSVADDRGKVIAEARIEHEQGALRRYLMQFPSGEPVAVEAMGSWYWIVDEIEAAGMEACLVSAQKAKLMLGCANKTDRLDARGLNLLAQAGTLPTVWIPPGELRDKRDLTRTRMMLRRTETRFKARIHAALARYALGLTEVSDIFAKGNRPSLRKQIEGLPEQTRYTTLVQLDYVDHLEGEIDRLEERIKTVFGGSATLSLVQTMPGIGPVLGLVITLEVGDIGRFPSAAQYASYAGTTPRVHASGGKVRYGRLRSDVNHYLKWVYCEAANVVSRWRENWPERHVCRLYNRLRARKGHAKAVGAVARHLAEATWWILTKEEAYREPAIRRKTSTGV; via the coding sequence ATGAGAATAGCCTTTGACAGCCACAAACGCTACACTTTTTGTTCGGTGGCGGATGATCGAGGTAAGGTGATAGCGGAAGCGCGGATTGAGCATGAGCAGGGAGCGTTGCGGCGTTACTTGATGCAGTTTCCATCGGGTGAGCCGGTGGCAGTAGAAGCGATGGGTTCGTGGTATTGGATTGTGGATGAGATTGAAGCTGCTGGCATGGAGGCTTGTTTGGTGTCGGCGCAGAAGGCGAAGTTGATGTTGGGGTGTGCCAACAAGACGGATCGGTTGGATGCACGGGGGTTGAACTTATTAGCTCAGGCGGGGACGTTACCGACGGTGTGGATACCGCCCGGGGAGTTGCGGGATAAACGGGACTTGACGCGGACGCGGATGATGTTGCGACGAACGGAGACGCGGTTTAAGGCCCGGATTCACGCGGCGCTGGCTCGGTATGCTTTGGGTCTGACCGAGGTTAGTGACATTTTTGCCAAGGGGAACCGCCCGTCGTTGCGGAAACAGATTGAAGGGTTGCCGGAGCAGACGCGCTATACGACGCTGGTCCAGCTGGACTATGTGGACCATCTGGAAGGCGAGATTGACCGGCTGGAGGAGCGGATTAAGACGGTGTTTGGCGGGAGCGCGACTTTGTCGCTGGTGCAAACCATGCCGGGGATTGGCCCGGTACTGGGACTGGTGATCACCCTGGAGGTCGGCGACATAGGACGTTTTCCCTCGGCGGCGCAGTACGCTTCCTATGCCGGCACAACCCCCCGGGTCCACGCTTCCGGAGGGAAAGTGCGCTACGGGCGGCTGCGTTCGGATGTCAACCACTACCTGAAGTGGGTTTACTGTGAAGCCGCCAACGTTGTTTCCCGGTGGCGGGAAAACTGGCCCGAGCGACACGTGTGCCGTCTATACAACCGGCTGCGGGCCAGGAAAGGCCACGCCAAAGCCGTTGGTGCAGTAGCACGGCACCTCGCCGAGGCCACCTGGTGGATCTTAACCAAGGAGGAAGCCTATCGCGAACCGGCGATCCGGCGCAAAACGTCAACCGGGGTATAA
- a CDS encoding sodium-translocating pyrophosphatase, producing MSRLGLGHQLSRWSSLARLALPVVLLMAIASSSQASEADIVVPDLSQVSFFGMTGYNLLLTGFVVCILGMVFGWFAYTGLKKLPVHKSMREISELIYETCKTYLLNQGRFILILWAFIAIIMVVYFGWLRPVGFGNLLIIILFSLIGIGGSYSVAWFGIRINTFANSRSAFASLGGVAYPTYAIPLRAGISVGTLLISIELIIMLAILVFVPGNLAGYCFIGFAVGESLGAAALRIAGGIFTKIADIGSDLMKIVFNIKEDDARNPGVIADCTGDNAGDSVGPTADGFETYGVTGVALITFILLAVLNPTIQVQLLVWIFVMRIMMIATSIVSYWINNAIAKAKYSNLPSFNFETPLTTLVWITSIISIIMTYLISYLMLPDLGDGSLWWKLASIISCGTLAGAVIPELVKVFTSTKSRHVKEVVTAAREGGASLDILSGFVAGNFSAYWMGLTIVALMSIAWGVSTWGLGDIMAAAPVFAFGLVAFGFLGMGPVTIAVDSYGPVTDNAQSVYELSTIETLPGIKDEIKRDYGFTPDFEKAKLCLEENDGAGNTFKATAKPVLIGTAVVGATTLIFSILLLLSQRAAGITHGQMDIPGMDQMLQANGHFFSLINAPFLLGLIAGGAIIYWFTGASTQAVSTGAYRAVEFIKANIRLDSGAEKASVKDSKRVVAICTQYAQKGMFNIFITVFFTTLAFACVDEYFFVGYLISIAAFGLYQAIFMANAGGAWDNAKKIVETELREKGTPLHAATVVGDTVGDPFKDTSSVAMNPVIKFTTLFGVLAVELAIELPNTTRLFLALVFFLISVAFVYRSFYYMRIKGSEKTA from the coding sequence ATGAGCAGGTTGGGACTTGGACATCAGTTGTCGCGATGGTCATCGCTGGCGCGGCTGGCGCTGCCGGTCGTGCTGCTGATGGCGATCGCGTCCAGCAGCCAGGCCAGCGAGGCCGACATCGTGGTCCCCGATCTCAGCCAGGTCAGCTTCTTCGGGATGACCGGCTATAACTTACTGCTGACCGGCTTTGTGGTCTGTATTCTCGGCATGGTGTTCGGCTGGTTTGCCTACACCGGCCTGAAGAAGCTGCCGGTGCACAAATCGATGCGGGAAATCTCCGAGCTGATCTACGAAACCTGCAAGACCTACCTGCTGAACCAGGGTCGGTTTATCCTGATCCTGTGGGCCTTTATCGCCATAATCATGGTGGTTTACTTCGGCTGGCTCAGGCCGGTTGGATTTGGCAACCTGCTTATCATCATCCTGTTCAGCTTGATTGGTATCGGCGGAAGCTACTCAGTCGCCTGGTTTGGTATTCGCATTAACACGTTTGCCAATTCCCGCTCGGCGTTCGCATCCCTGGGCGGAGTGGCCTACCCGACCTATGCCATCCCCCTCCGGGCCGGTATTAGCGTGGGAACGCTGCTGATCTCCATCGAGCTTATCATAATGCTGGCCATTCTGGTCTTCGTGCCCGGCAATCTCGCCGGTTACTGCTTCATTGGATTCGCCGTAGGTGAGTCTCTCGGCGCTGCCGCGCTTCGTATCGCCGGCGGTATCTTCACCAAGATCGCTGATATCGGCTCCGATCTGATGAAGATCGTTTTCAACATCAAGGAAGACGATGCCCGCAACCCCGGCGTCATTGCCGACTGCACCGGCGACAATGCCGGCGATTCGGTCGGTCCCACGGCCGACGGTTTCGAGACCTACGGCGTTACGGGCGTGGCCCTGATCACGTTTATCCTGCTTGCGGTGTTGAATCCGACCATCCAGGTGCAACTGCTCGTCTGGATATTTGTCATGCGTATCATGATGATCGCCACGAGTATCGTCTCCTACTGGATCAACAACGCCATCGCCAAGGCAAAATACAGCAATCTGCCAAGTTTCAATTTTGAAACCCCGCTGACCACGCTGGTGTGGATCACGTCGATTATCTCGATCATCATGACCTACCTGATCTCCTACCTGATGCTGCCGGACCTTGGCGACGGTTCCCTCTGGTGGAAGCTCGCTTCAATTATCTCCTGCGGCACACTGGCCGGGGCGGTGATTCCGGAACTGGTCAAGGTGTTTACGTCGACCAAGTCCCGCCACGTCAAGGAAGTGGTAACCGCGGCACGCGAGGGCGGAGCGTCGCTCGATATCCTCTCCGGCTTCGTGGCCGGTAACTTCAGCGCCTACTGGATGGGGCTGACCATTGTCGCCCTCATGTCGATCGCCTGGGGTGTCAGTACCTGGGGGCTGGGCGATATCATGGCCGCCGCGCCGGTGTTCGCGTTCGGCCTGGTGGCATTCGGTTTTCTCGGCATGGGCCCGGTGACAATCGCTGTCGATTCGTACGGACCGGTGACCGACAACGCCCAGTCGGTATATGAGTTGTCTACGATTGAAACGCTTCCCGGCATCAAGGATGAAATCAAGAGAGATTACGGCTTCACGCCTGACTTCGAGAAGGCCAAGCTCTGCCTGGAGGAAAACGACGGCGCCGGGAACACGTTTAAGGCGACCGCCAAACCGGTGCTTATCGGCACCGCGGTGGTCGGGGCGACCACGCTCATTTTCTCGATCCTGCTCTTGTTGTCTCAACGTGCGGCGGGCATTACCCATGGCCAAATGGATATCCCTGGGATGGACCAAATGCTGCAAGCGAACGGTCACTTTTTCTCGCTGATCAACGCGCCCTTCCTGCTGGGTCTGATTGCCGGCGGCGCGATTATCTACTGGTTCACCGGCGCCTCGACACAGGCCGTTTCAACAGGCGCATACCGGGCGGTTGAATTCATCAAAGCCAACATTCGCCTCGATTCCGGCGCGGAGAAAGCGTCGGTCAAAGACAGCAAGCGAGTGGTGGCGATCTGCACCCAGTACGCTCAGAAGGGGATGTTCAACATATTCATCACGGTGTTCTTCACGACTCTGGCGTTCGCCTGTGTGGATGAGTACTTCTTTGTCGGATACTTGATTTCGATCGCAGCTTTCGGTCTCTACCAGGCGATTTTCATGGCCAATGCCGGCGGCGCCTGGGACAATGCTAAGAAGATTGTCGAGACGGAACTGCGCGAAAAGGGTACGCCGCTTCATGCGGCTACCGTTGTGGGCGATACTGTAGGCGATCCGTTCAAAGACACGTCGTCGGTAGCCATGAACCCGGTGATTAAGTTCACGACGTTGTTTGGCGTGCTGGCGGTGGAACTGGCGATAGAGTTGCCGAACACGACCCGGCTGTTTCTTGCGTTGGTGTTCTTCCTGATTTCAGTAGCCTTTGTATATCGCTCGTTCTATTACATGCGTATCAAGGGCAGCGAAAAGACGGCGTAG
- a CDS encoding DNA adenine methylase: MAFGWYGGKFNHLGWLLPLLPECHHYCEPFGGSAAVLLNRAPSPVETYNDLDGEVVNFFRVLRAKKTKLIEAIGLTPFSREEFALSLESTNERVSSLERARKFFVRARQARTGLAQTASLGRWANCRNTSRAGMSGAVSRWLGSVDSLADIAERLLRVQIENRPALEIIRLYDAPGALFYCDPPYVHCSRGDTKAYRYEMSDDEHTKLAELLMRCKGMVAVSGYRCDLLDQLYRNWCRSDAPPKQCHSTKALRQEVLWTNF; the protein is encoded by the coding sequence ATAGCATTTGGTTGGTACGGCGGAAAATTCAACCACCTGGGATGGTTGCTGCCGTTGTTACCGGAATGCCATCACTACTGTGAACCGTTTGGCGGATCAGCTGCGGTTCTCCTGAATAGAGCTCCTTCACCAGTGGAGACATACAACGATCTTGATGGTGAAGTTGTGAACTTTTTTCGCGTGTTGCGAGCAAAGAAGACTAAGTTGATTGAGGCTATCGGCTTGACGCCTTTCTCCCGCGAAGAATTCGCTCTCTCCCTGGAAAGCACCAACGAGCGCGTGTCGTCGCTCGAGCGCGCGAGAAAGTTCTTTGTAAGAGCAAGGCAAGCACGAACTGGCCTCGCACAGACCGCATCTTTAGGTCGGTGGGCAAACTGCAGAAACACAAGCCGGGCTGGCATGTCGGGGGCGGTCTCGCGTTGGTTGGGCAGTGTCGACAGTCTGGCTGATATTGCAGAGAGATTACTGAGAGTGCAAATCGAAAACAGACCGGCCCTTGAGATAATCAGGTTATATGATGCCCCAGGGGCACTCTTCTACTGTGACCCTCCCTATGTACACTGCTCGCGTGGCGACACAAAGGCGTATCGTTACGAAATGTCAGATGACGAGCACACTAAACTCGCAGAACTGCTCATGCGATGCAAGGGGATGGTGGCTGTATCCGGCTATCGATGCGATCTCCTGGACCAGTTATACAGGAATTGGTGTCGCAGTGATGCTCCCCCGAAACAATGCCACTCAACCAAAGCTCTGCGACAGGAAGTTCTTTGGACAAATTTCTAG
- a CDS encoding restriction endonuclease, SacI family, translating into MPGVDYMRARRILDSNLRSITKEIIDGVALSIPNDIQTHLQAVFTSHTQAYREVLLGCVLAKLIDGSINILLPYAEQGPNAFSGRTLDERVVNPFLHDNQIPCSRGPYLSVFRRNVRFDASTRTGLRDKTGYDALRSLLDIVASSTSKKQLNLQLRATLHMFVRIREQSAVTVTRLQRISLEQYDELFEGLLSKPSGGRFPALLALSAFTAIKEHYHLTWQIDFQGINVADAAAGVGGDITISENGRVLMSAEVTEREVDRPRIVATFTTKIAPLEIEDYLFLIKPGGVTGEAKSLARKYFSQGHEVNFLEIRHWLIMSLATLGSRGRKCFSRTLVGFIEAPDFPSTLKVAWNEQISRLVT; encoded by the coding sequence ATGCCCGGCGTTGATTACATGAGAGCCCGTCGTATCTTGGACTCAAACCTCAGGAGTATCACGAAAGAGATCATTGACGGAGTTGCTCTCTCGATTCCGAACGACATTCAAACACATCTACAAGCCGTATTCACCTCCCATACACAGGCTTACAGAGAGGTTCTCCTCGGATGTGTCTTGGCGAAGTTGATAGACGGTAGCATAAATATACTCCTACCATATGCGGAGCAAGGTCCTAATGCTTTTAGCGGCAGAACGCTGGACGAACGAGTGGTTAACCCGTTTCTTCATGACAATCAGATTCCATGTTCGCGCGGCCCGTACTTGAGTGTATTCCGACGCAACGTAAGGTTTGATGCAAGCACCCGAACCGGCCTCCGAGACAAAACAGGTTATGACGCACTCAGATCACTTCTCGATATCGTGGCTTCATCGACGAGCAAGAAACAGCTCAATCTCCAGCTGCGCGCGACCCTCCATATGTTCGTTCGCATAAGGGAGCAATCCGCTGTCACAGTCACTAGATTACAGCGGATCAGTCTTGAACAATACGACGAATTGTTCGAAGGACTTCTTAGTAAGCCGAGTGGCGGTCGCTTTCCCGCTCTCTTGGCGCTTTCTGCCTTCACCGCGATCAAAGAGCACTACCACTTGACTTGGCAGATCGATTTTCAAGGCATAAATGTTGCAGATGCAGCGGCAGGAGTTGGTGGCGACATTACGATTTCTGAAAATGGGCGAGTACTTATGTCCGCCGAAGTAACTGAACGGGAGGTTGACCGCCCAAGAATTGTGGCCACTTTCACAACCAAAATAGCCCCTCTTGAGATCGAAGACTATCTATTCTTGATTAAACCCGGGGGAGTTACGGGCGAGGCTAAGTCTCTTGCTCGTAAGTACTTTTCTCAGGGCCACGAAGTAAACTTCTTAGAAATAAGACATTGGTTGATCATGAGTCTAGCTACCTTAGGTAGCCGCGGAAGGAAATGTTTCAGTAGGACTCTGGTGGGATTCATTGAGGCTCCCGATTTTCCCTCTACTCTCAAAGTCGCTTGGAACGAACAGATATCGAGACTTGTGACCTAA